The genomic stretch CTTTAGTGctctgtttcagaaacaaaacaataaatgtcaAACATAACCTGCAAATACATATCTTATccttgttaaaaaaacaaaaaacacctttgGAAGAATGTATCCTATCTCGTAGGCTATTTAATTCATCTGAGCCTTCTGTAGAAATTGAACAATTGAATTTCCTTGTCCAACAAACCTTGCCAGATTTTTTTCGGCTCTCAAGGGGAGGGTCTGTGACTTGTTAATCTTCCTTTGACCTCAAGGCTTAGATTCCCCCTTTGAAAGCAGACAATGATTGAGAGCTACTATTCAGGACGGCTGGGATGAGCACAGAGGCCATCCATCTTGGTGTCTAGTGAGCTCTCTTTAACTTATAGACTAGAGAAACAGACAAAAGGAACatcaggaactgaaggcaggatGAGCTGTGAGAGGAGTAAGCCAGGGGCGCTTTCTTTGTTTACGTAATACTCAGGGCTCGAAACTCAAAGGCCTACTCCAGCCAACTTAACGAGCGAGCGCTATGACCACTGCAAAGACTTTGTTATTTCAGAAACTCTTCAAGTAAATGGTAAGCATACCCAGTTGCTAAAGAGATGGTTGCAATGCCAAAAAACGTTCCAAAATATTTGAGGAATTCCCGAGACCAGGCGATCTGCATAGCCATTTGCCTTTCTCTCATCTCATTCTGCATGGTCAGCTGCCTTTCCAGCTAAGCACAAAAGACAAAAGGGCAGTTAGTCACCTGCCACCTTGGAACCGTGTCACATCggcttttcctccttcctttgttctccttcctctgttcctcctttcttttgtttaaatcACAGTAGATTCCCACTAGGTTTCCTGAACAGCTCTGTGCAACTGTACCTTTGGCAGTGACAATTCCTTCCAATGTGCCCTGCTCCCTGAGGTCTTGACTGTATGGCTATGGATCCAAGTCACGGCTATGTTCCCTGGCTTCTCTGTTTTGTGTGAAAGAAAGATTTCTGGGTCACTAAACAGGCACTGTGCTGTTCTCCATTCATGTTGCCTTCCAAATGCACCCACTACAAACTGAAATGCCAGGTCTTCATACAGTGATGGAGGGATGTCAATAGAGATTTTTGTTTGTCACATGTTTTGTCTTGTGGCACTTCAATCAGTGCCTTTCTTGGCTTTGAACAGCCCAAACTACAGGACACAATATCTggttggattttaaaaaaaaaaagaaaagaaaaatcacagagtaGTAGCAAAATGAAACGTAAGCCCCTCTTTCTTCAGAGAGAAACTGCTTCTTCTTGTCTTTTAAATTCTAAAACCTCGACAGCACACATCATCAGCAAAGCTAAGAAACAGAAAGCTAGAGTTCGTGATGGAAGAAACGTAACGTGACTCAGTTTCTCGTCGTGTCCTCGTTCTACCGTGGCAGGAACTGAGAGAGGAAAATGCGTTTTGGTGTAAGGATAAGGCTTAGCCACGTGGCCTCTCCTGGGAGTTGTAGTACAGGAGCATACTAAGATAACCCCAGGTGGGCCTGGAGAATCCCTAaacagagaggattctgggagggGGGAATCCAAAGTAGAGAGACAAGGCAGATCTGGGTTCAGGCAGGCCTGAGAGAGACAGTTGGGTTCATCTCAGCTACATAAGTGTCCACATGGTTCCCTTTCCCATGAAAAGGTTTACAGGGGATAGCTAAAAATTAGACGGAGGTAGCATACCAGAATGCTACACTCATAGCAGAGACTTGGGCAGAGAATATGAGCCAGAGATAGCTGGAGAAGATAACTGGGTCTCAAGGATCCACAGCATTGAAGAGTGTAGAAGTCAGGGCCAGACTCCCCCTGGAGCACAGTCCTCAGAGCAGATCACCCCGTGTTCCTAGGAGTCAGCAGAGAAGCTCCGCTCAATCAGAGAAGCCTCCTCTAGCGCCTGTACCACCTGCGGTCGCCTAGGTCAAACCAAGATTGGTCCAAGGAAAAAtgaacagagaagaagaaagagcaagaagcAATTGAGCCACTTTGTCTTGCCCAAATTGCCTTGATCAGTAGAAGCTGAGACTCATTTTGAGTTCTGTTAAAGAGACATCATATGACTTTGTACACATGAATAGTGAGTGTGTAAAACCTATCCTTGCCAGACTACTTATTTTCCAAACTCACATACCAATGCATACCTTCCAAAGTGATATAAATACACTAATTAATAATCTGTGTTCCTATGAAAAGGCATCTAAATCAAAACAAGATCCAGGCACGTTCATCATCTGTGTCCTGAGCCGTAAACATCTGTGGAGCTCTTCGGTAACCATACTAGCGTACCAAAAGAATTATTCAGAATATTAATTGGAAGGTTAGGTCAGCAtaagtttagtttagtttagtgtTTTTCAGGGCATTTAGGTAGTTCTAGTATGCAGCTGGGATTAAGAACTACTGTCTAAACGAACTATCACAggatacatttttctctttatccCCAATAAAGCATCACATAGTTATCAGTCTATGACAAGGAACTCtccaaggcagaagcagaaagctttCTAAAGATCTTTCTAAAGATCATAAACAGGATGATGCTGGGGTGGACACAGAACACACTGTCCTTGTCACAGGAATAAACTTTATGGTAAAGAGTGAACTCAGCGCATCAAAATGTATAAGACAGCCAAGAACTCAGAGGATGCCCCAGATGAGATGAGACCGTGACAAGATCCCGGGACTGACTGCATGACATGACAAACACACAGTGTGCACAAGGGGAAAGGGGCCATCAAACTATGCAGAAGTTGTTGTCAAAGATAACGACTGGACTCAAACACAGTTGtaaagctctctctctcacaggATACAGGTTAAGAGTTCGGCACCAGGCTTGGGAGGGTATGACCGTCCTTCTAGAACTCAagaggagacacagaaagaagaattGTGAATTGAGGCCAAGTTGGGCTACATTgccaccctgtctcaaaggacagcaacaacaacaacaacaatgacaacagcaaCAATGATTCACCTACGGCAGTGGGAGTCTTAGTAAGGAGGCATCAGAGAGACCTCATGGatcaggtgggagggaggaagaagaaaggtaaTGACGTAATCTCTCGTTCTACCgtagttttaaaaatgttgagGTCTTCATGTTCAAAAATTTTGAAACAAATGAAACTTGaagttaatgtttttcttttggaaaaatgtAACTGAAAATTATGTCTTAGTAGTATTTGTCATCTAAACAATGTTTAATGACTGAAAAACTAAAGTATACCCATATGTAGTAAACTCATGTCTCCAATGGTATAATTATTATAAGTAACCACCTAAACCAATAGCTAGATTCGTCAAATATTCTAAACAAAACCTAACAATAAACCTAAAACTAACATCAGTTTTCCTAATAGATTTAAAAGTGTGCTCATTAAACATgatctaaatattttttcttctgagaaaagTTCTACATAAACAACTTGAACCATGTCAGAACAGACAGAGGGCAAAGGTCTCAACCCCATGTTTTCATGTTTATTCTCTCATTAACAAGCTGGCATCGGTTCAGTGCCAGGACTAAGTGTTAACTGAATAGGTGGCCTTTAGATAAGCCCCTGCCATTCTATAGTCAGCAGACATACTAATATACATCGTTCTTGGTTCTTAACACACTACTGAACTCATTGGCTGCCATCTTTACCCTCTTCAAGAGTGTGTGATCCCTTGAGAGAAGAAATCACCAAGGTATTTTAGCACTTGATAAGCACACCACCGAAATTCACATAAACCGCTGACCATCGTCATGTCTAAAACACAGAAACCCCTCGGTGTGTCTGGAAGTGTCTTTTATTATTTCCACATTAGGAACTGCTTCTGTAACTGTGACCCCCATGACCAAAAAACAATGTTAGAAGGAcaggatttatttaattttacaggTTGCAATCCATCACGGAGGGAAGTCAGGTCTAGAActcaaggctggaacctggaggtagggACCATGTGGAAAACACCATTTTCTAGCCAGGGGCTCCTATCCAGCTATCTTCCTTATGCAGCCCAGACTtacctgcctaggaatggtgctgcccacagtgggctgagcgcTTATCATTCATTAGTCAagataatctctcacagacatgatGCAATCTAATTGAAGTAGTTCTTCAACTGAAATTCCCTCTTTTCAGGTGGCTCCAATACAAATTAACCAGGGTCAGAACACTACATCTTCCATGTGCAAAATCCAATCTCACTAAAAACTAAGAGAATCTATACTACATTAACTTTTcagcacacagacagcctggctCTCATGTttggttggattttgtttttctctcatgtTGTTCCCTGAACACAGCAAACGACAAACTTTTGCTGCCCACCAATCTTTGCATGACCATACTGCTCTCTGTCTACAGTCCCACTGCATAACTCGGGCAGACGtctgtatatttctttctctgtgttaggTTTCCCCTTTCCAGCCTACATCATAACACCAGGACTCTTTCCAGGTTTTACTTTGTTATAAAGTTGTTTGTGTGCCACCTAGTGGCACTGTGAAAACTGCTCATTTTAACTGTATAGCTAGCTCATTCTCAGTAACGGAAGTTAGAAGAAGCAGTTTCTACCGGAAAACTAAAAATTGACGGTAATATCGTTGTAACTACTAATGTGAGTCCCTTCCATCTTAAACActaccccctcccctcctccccccacccccagcagtaATGAATCCAgaaccatgtgcatgctgggcaaatgctctaccacttaACCGTAGCCCCAAGccttgtatgaaattctcaaaaaccatcctttttttttttttttttttttaaggaaaataaaaacaaacctttttgTGGTTCTTGAGGAGGAAAACAAAGGCCTTGACATAATAATCACTGAACATCTGCAAAAATGTCTAAACTCCCGAAACTATGTAGGTAGGGACCCTACAACACTTAGGATGCATTCTTTTCATGGAATTTAACCGATGTAGTCGGTTTGCAAAGTTTGCAGTGAGGATAGGAGCCTGATGCAATTCAGATACTGCCGTGCACACAGGTAAGTGTGCAGTGAAACTGATGCGCCATTCTGTACAAAAACCTCATGGTGACCAAAATCTCTCCCACTCATGACCTCTCTGATGCTCCTGGCAAAGGTTTAGAGAAATagggagaaaagcagaaaattgCAGTTGAGCTGCAGGGAGCTCCTTGCTCGTTGCACCAGCGCCCCCTTCTGGACGCAGGTTCCAAGTGCTTCCCTCTTTTGCTTGCTAAGGCTGCACACCTGCCACCACTgcgcctcccccaccccccaaaaaacagagACCACGATCTGGCTAGTTTAAacaatagggaaaaaaaagagggtttttgtttttgtctcagttctggaatcTAGAAATCAAAAAATCAATGTATTTGATTCCTGAACAAGCTGTGAGGAGACCTCTGTCACTGGTTTGTAAATGACATATTTGGGGTGCATGATTAAATTTCCTCTTAAAAGTCAACAACGTATCAGATTAATACCCACCCTAAGGATTTATTTTAACTCGATCACCTCTGTATAGACCCAATCTCCAAATGAAGTCTGATTGGGGTTGGGTTTCCAGCATACAAGTTGTTGAGGGATTTAACATCAGCCTGTAACTGATGGTAAGTAATTTGGTgagtttttgtttaaaataacctTTGCTCTGTGGAAGCTACGTGAGGCTCAGGTGTGACATGTCCACTGTAGAGTCAGGAATCCGAGACAGGACAAATAGAACGTAGGGGTCTGTCTGCTGGAAAACGAAGGTGGCGTGTTTGAGGATGCAACTGGTGAGACCACACCTCAGTCTCTCCTTGGTTGCATGCAGGTGCGGTAGCCACAGCCCTCAGGAGAATTccaatctttcttcttccagctGAGACAAAGCTACGGGCTCCAAGGGGGCTGGGTTCCCAGGTTGGGCTCGCTTTGGGTTTAGCTAATCTGAAGAGTGATGGCTGACACAGCTCGATCTCAACGGCACATACTGAAAACCTGCTCACTGGCATCCATGGAGAGGACTTAAAGCCGTTCTCTTGCCTCTGGCCAGTCAGGTGACCACCAGGGACCTTGAACATTCTGTACAGTCTTGATGGgtaggtcaaaaaaaaaaaaaaaaaaaagcgaggCCCTAGCTACCGGAGCTGAGCGATATCTTGCTTGCATGTCAGTGAACAACCCTGGGGCGTGAAACGAAGCAAACGCCTCCACATTCCTCCTGTTCATGGTTCCCCACAGAAGCAGGAGATTCCCGACACTCAGTCTTCCCCATAGCTGACCCACAGAGTGCATGGGCTTTGAGTAGCAGGAGGAAGTGACATCGGTACTTAGCTCACACTGCTTCCGCGCAGTGATGAACTCCTCTGGTGTAGGAGTCTCTGGTTTTCTGTAACTTCCAAGAGGAATAAAGAGGAATAGAAGCCCCAGATCGTCACAGATCCTGAGGTCATGCAGTCTGATATAAGAATGAAACTCTTGTAGTTTCCACCCACACACGCCATTCTTATTTCTGAGATACTGGGCTGATTCCTAACCTATACGTCTCCTCTGGCCATTGCTCCATTATAGTAAGTAACTTGTCCATTCTTTCAATTTTCCCCCAAGGAACCATTATCCCACACCGAAACTTAACTTTTTAACATCAGTggggtatggtggtacataccaATACTCCTATcactgaagagacagacagaaggactaCAAGCGCAAGGCCATCTTAGACTACATAACCagcttgaagctagcctgggctatatgaaaccctaacacttaaaaaatatttttaatagcaaTGATAGCAACACCTAATATAAGCAAGAGGCATTAGAGTACACATTCTATAGAATGTACATTCTATAGAATGTGCATAATTTTTACTTCTTGGAGCATCTCAGAAGTGTGTATTGCCTCTAGGGTACAGACCAGGAGACCGAGGACAGGTCATGTGCACAGTCAGGATGCTATGAATTGATTCATCCAGGTGTCTAGGTTATCTCTCACTTGTACCGCCCAAGAGTAAGGCTTTCTACTCTTAGAGCCATAACAGACCATAGGGGCTTCATCATGACCATTGTCTAAAACCTTAGCAAGACAATTTAGGTCGAACATTTTAACATTCAGCTGTgtcttgtaatattttaaaaatactttgacaGCTTATATTAGATAATTCAGCAAtctgtttgactttttttttctaaacatctACTGTACAATCCAAGGTCAAGCGCCACAGTCTATAACCATTTCCTAGTGCAGCTTTCACAAGTTATGATCTGTGGTTAAAGGGCCAAATCGGGCTGGCgaggctctgtctctctgtttctttggctTTTCCAGCTTATTAAGGCTGCCTGCATTTTTTGGCCCATGGCCCCGGTTCTCTCCATCTTCAAAGCCAGTAGAGTGGTTCTCAGGTTATGGCTGTGTTTAAGACTTTTATGGGTAACAGTATAAcatctaattctctctctctctctctctctctctctctctctctctctctctctctctctctctctctctctctctctctctctctctctttctctctctcacacgtTCTTATAAAGGTCCTGGAAGTTACAATGGATCCATATTGATAATCCAGAATAACACTTCTTTAGATGAACATATTGTAAATTCCCTTTCCATGTAAGGCATCACATTCCTAATATACTCACAGGTTTTAGGAATTCAGAATGCCTCGCGGAAGAGCCATATTCTGTTCATAATATACTCTAAGCAATTACCTAGTGGTATAGAAATTTTGGCTCAAGTATCTGGACTGGAAACACGGGCTGTTCACCAGTTATTTGGCCATCCACTTCACCTTGTCTTTGAGGATGGAGCCCAAGAGCGTCTTGATTAGGAGTCAAAGGGAGTCGAAGAAGACTGTGCCTCTAGAGCACCATTCTAGAAACTTAACATGATTAGGAACATAGCATCTTAACTAGCACATACCTGAAGCCGAGCATGTGTAACCATGAACTCCTGTTGGTTTTTCATGTTTTCGTTCATAGATTTCGAGAATATAAACCCCATCTTGACCTAAAGTGGAAAATGCAAGGCATATTTAAATAATAGACTCTGTGCATCCTTATACAGGCTCTGGGCTCCTATCAACTGGgataatggagagagagagagagagagagagagagagagagagagagagagagaggccctaGGGAACAGTGTAAATTCTAAGTAGCTATCTAACCTCAGGCATACTTCTTACCCAGCCTGAGCATCCTTTCCTCAGCCAAGAACAGCTGACTGAAATGATTTCccatctctccctgctctgtgaACACGCAGTGCCACGTTACCTCGGTTTTCCCTTCTATAAGCCTAATGTGATTCACCTTCTCATCCGCTGTTCTGACAGACAGGAAGACCATGCAACTGAGGATGTGAGCTCAGAACGTCCGTCTGTCCCTCTTGACCTTGTGTCTTAAGATGTAAGTGTCTTAGGGTCAATTCTTCAGTATTCCTCCTGACGTCTCATGCTCCCCTCCTTCTCTGACACAGGTCTCATCCTCCTGCAGCTGATTTCCCCCTAGCCAGTTTTCTCCAGCCTCGCCTTCATTCTCTCCAAGTTACCGAGGCTCTCAAAAGGGCAGGGTGAGGATGCTCACACACCTTTGCAAATGGATCCCCAGGAATGGGaagtttgtgtgagtgtatatattcattcatgtGCGTGAGTGCAGGTGGGTGTGTGCCACGGCGCTCCTCCAGGTCAGAGGGTAACCCCAGGTATTGTTCTGcactttccaccttgtttgagacagtctttctagaatgttcctcttggctgtgtaccccaggctagctggTCGGGAGcttccagggatcctcctgtgcctgcctctcatctcaccactgcaattacagatgtgtgcctctGGGCCCAGGTCGTCATTGATGTGCAAGCTTTCAGCACAGGTCTTCACggttgcatggcaagtgctttacccaccaagccatctcctcagcccagaaATGGAGTTTTAAAATGACCACATTGTAGAGTTTCTCCATTATTTCTTCCAATGGAAGTTACAGCACAATAAGCTCATTGCAAGTTGGAAATACCATTGAGAGAAAAATGCATTTATTACACCGAATATACCAAACATTGTGGTTTACCTTAGCCAATGTTACTGTTCTCCGAAACACTTAGGCTAGCCTGAAGAAGTACAGACCTCTTTTTATAATAATATGCTCAATATAATTCATTGAATTttacagtaaaatttaaaaaatagaatggttgttttgttttactagcCTGGGACATGAATtcaaattttgattttctttccctttatgaTCTATATCACCTTTTAACCATCATTTCCTTAAAAACTGACTTGAGCCACCCTCTACATCAGGCACGGCATTGTTATTTAGGTATAACAGCTACTCCAGAGGGCTATAAACTATAGATGGGTAAGAACTCCTAACTTTGTTCTAAATACAACT from Mus caroli chromosome 19, CAROLI_EIJ_v1.1, whole genome shotgun sequence encodes the following:
- the Plgrkt gene encoding plasminogen receptor (KT), producing the protein MGFIFSKSMNENMKNQQEFMVTHARLQLERQLTMQNEMRERQMAMQIAWSREFLKYFGTFFGIATISLATGALKRKKPAFLVPIVPLSFIFTYQYDLGYGTLLQRMKSEAEDILETEKTKLELPKGLITFESLEKARREQSKLFSDK